The genomic DNA CAGGACGGTTACCCGCTCCTGGCGGACGTCCAGGATATAGATCGCATCGTTTCCATCGATGGCGAAGCTCTTGGGAGCTGCGTTAGCCCCCGCATCGACATACCCTGCGAAAGCACCATCCGGGCTGATCCGTCCCACCCGGCGCTGCTTTCCGTCCAGCACAAGTATCTCCCCCTTGCTGCTCAGGTGCACCCGTGTGGGATAGGGGAGTTGGGAAACCTTAAGCTCGGCTCCCGGCTTCAGGCTATCGTTCTGTACTGAATAGCGGACAAGTCGGCCATTGCCGGTGTCGGCTACTACGATCCCCCCTTTGGAGCAGGCGACCCCTTCAGGGAACTTCAGGTAGCGCCCCTTGTCGTCGAGGAACTCGCTCGCCGCCGGCTTCAGCTTCAGATTCTCGGCCGCTTTTGCCGCAACGGGACAGGATACGGCGGCAATTCCCGCTATAGCCAGGCAAAGGAGTTGTTTCCGTGTCATTTTGTCACCTCTTGAAGTTGTCATGGCATTGCGTGCAAAGTTCCGTCGTAGTCGGAGCGGTGAGCATCTTCTTGTATTCGGTGCCATGGGACTTGTGGCAGCTGAGGCAGCTCAGGGAAGTGCTCTTGTTCCTCGGGTCCTTGAACTTCTCGCCGATGGGGTGCGTCGAGTGCTTGCCCCAGTCGTGGCACGACGCGCTGCACATATCGAAGTCGGCAGGTTTCACCGTCAGGAAAACGTTATCGGACGCATGAGGATTGTGGCAGTCCGTGCACCTGCCGCCCGCTACCGGTTCATGCTTCGACATCAGTTTCCCCTGCCGCTTCATGGTGTCCTGGTGGCAGCTGCCGCAAAGGTTCTGCATGGAATCCTTGAGTATCCCCTTCTGCTTTCCGGCATGGGGGTTGTGACAGGAGAGGCACCCCTCCTTCCCGATCAGGGGCGCATGGACCCGGTTTTTACCGAAGGTGACATTGACCATGTCGTTATGGCAGCCCCTGCACAGCTCGGACCCGCTCTTCTTGGTCTTCAGCGGGTTGGCGGAGGTCGCTTCCTCATGACACTGGTTGCACATCTTGTTCGCAATCGGCTTGTGCACGTTGTTGTAGAGGATTCCCGGCATGTTGGAGCCGTGAGGGTCATGACAGCCGGTGCAGCGGGCCGAAGCTACGGGATAATTCATGTGCTTCTTCACGAAGAGGGGCTTGTCGGTCTTATGGCACCCGATACAGAGCCCGTTGATGTCGTTCTTGAGAAGATACGGGAACTTTCCCGAAGCATGCGGATCATGACAGGTAAGACAGCTCTTCGCCACGGGGCTATGCTTGAACTTCATCTTTCCAGCCGCTTCCCCCATCTCCTTGTGGCAGGCGAAGCAGAGCTGATTCCCTGCGCCGAGAAGATTGAATTTATTGGCGGCTG from Geobacter sp. DSM 9736 includes the following:
- a CDS encoding NHL repeat-containing protein; this translates as MTRKQLLCLAIAGIAAVSCPVAAKAAENLKLKPAASEFLDDKGRYLKFPEGVACSKGGIVVADTGNGRLVRYSVQNDSLKPGAELKVSQLPYPTRVHLSSKGEILVLDGKQRRVGRISPDGAFAGYVDAGANAAPKSFAIDGNDAIYILDVRQERVTVLDPAGKKTGEIPFPGGYGFLSDIAVDSKGNILLLDSTKSVLYVAGREAKEFKPLGGSLREYLDFAAAITTDNQGRIYVTDQNGSAIIILGQDGSFQGRQLAMGRKSGLVHYPSQACIGDNGDFFLTDRDNSRVQMFKMIR
- a CDS encoding cytochrome c3 family protein codes for the protein MKIRKRAVMLILAAAGMFLVQPVHARDNDLVYKLKPGSKGKLCLGCHPTFQDTMARPFVHTPLKNGECNGCHNPHTSNHGKMLAADVKLVCLTCHDTVIPAKAASTHKVVADGECMKCHDPHAAANKFNLLGAGNQLCFACHKEMGEAAGKMKFKHSPVAKSCLTCHDPHASGKFPYLLKNDINGLCIGCHKTDKPLFVKKHMNYPVASARCTGCHDPHGSNMPGILYNNVHKPIANKMCNQCHEEATSANPLKTKKSGSELCRGCHNDMVNVTFGKNRVHAPLIGKEGCLSCHNPHAGKQKGILKDSMQNLCGSCHQDTMKRQGKLMSKHEPVAGGRCTDCHNPHASDNVFLTVKPADFDMCSASCHDWGKHSTHPIGEKFKDPRNKSTSLSCLSCHKSHGTEYKKMLTAPTTTELCTQCHDNFKR